A stretch of DNA from Anopheles ziemanni chromosome 3, idAnoZiCoDA_A2_x.2, whole genome shotgun sequence:
CAAAATGGCGTAGTAGAGACAACGTAGGTGGGCGTTATTTTTTTTGGGACCGTGCTTggaaaatttagttttattgaaGACTGATAGATGCTTGACGTAACCAAATGATTCCATTAGTTTGGTTCTGGTATACTTCTTCTATACGGGTATTATGGTAGGTTCGATTTTAATACGATTACGGCTGTTGGATTAAAGCAACAAAGGACTTCTGAGGACAACAGCCTCTGTGCCACGTCCTTAACTAACCTCCGACAACGAGAATAATGTTTACCCAGGTGTACAGTGCATGTGTTTTGTGAATTTCTATGTTCGTCCACATTCTGACGTTGATGGAATAGTTGTTTCTATGGCCAAACTGTCTACTACTTGTGTACACTAGAGGGATCATAGGTGTCAATTTTCTCTGGCGTAAGTGTGTTTGATGTGTGCATGATGATCCGCGTGTTCCTTTGTCTTTTCTTGTTATTGTGGTGTCATGGAATACACTTACTGTAATCAGGCAGAGGAACAATTAAATGAACtacataaaaacacacatatcAGCCTTTATTTTACAGGAAcctataaaaatgtttaagttTCTCTGTTCCTGTTCAAGGGTTCTCGATACTTTAACGATCAACATATAACAAACATACAACAATACACTGAATTGCACAGAGTGCATCCTTTTCTATGCAATACAAGCACCAGTAGATAGAAGTAAACTTGCTAGGTAGGCGTTGAAAGCAATAAGATAATGATAAACAAATCATTCGCAAGTTGTAAATTTTCCTCACTTCATTTCACCAACCGCTCCGAGGCGCACGCTGTCAATACAGTGTATAATAAACTAACTGCAGCTACAGGATGTGGCCAAATGGAGAATGGAATGGCTTCCATTTGAGCTTTGCATTTTTTCACCTGCATAATATAGTACCGGCCGTGGCCATCATTAAGCAAACGAATTTGTTTGAACCTTCTTTGTCACTGCAGATTTCGGAGATTCAACAGAGATGTTTGTGCTTTTGCCTCCATTTTTCATGCTTGGCATCGGTTGCCCATTGCGCCAAGTGGCACGTCAAGCAAAAGCTTATCGCATGGACCGCAACTGCTCAACATACCGACAGGacaggtgttttgtttttttttgctatttgtttgaCAAGTTcgcgtttgtttcgttcgttgcaaaaagagcaaaggtgaaaaaactATTTGGTCGTgctaaaatattcaaaccacGGTATGGTGGATCCCAACGAGGAGATTCTGCGATCCCTGGAGCATCGTTAGGTTGGCTCGGCCCGAATCATTGTTCTCTCTAGTCCTCAGGCAGGTGTTTGCTTAGGAGTAGGTGTATCTGGTTGAACTTTGTGGGAGCGAGCATTTTAATGGTcagttttttatgtgtttattaaaattcattaCTGATTTGCTGTGCTCGGGTCCCACCCATAGTGCGGACGAGGCCATAAAACTTATCGCGTTATTTTAAGGAGTTTCATAACGGTTTGGTTCAGTTGTAATATTTACAACTTTGGCCAATACTTCTTTccttgtattttatttaaaaccttTTTGTTGATATAGTTTATTTAACTATTTAGAATGTATCCTGCTTTTTTATTGTCATATTTTCGAATACGAAATGAATTGGCTTCGAAAATGAATTGTTTTGCCACTATCTGAggtagtttttatttcaaattttcggAATTGGCTGTCTATACGGCTAGTAGTAGGGAGATTTGCATACCCCGTTCGCGTAGAAATTTTCCAAAGGGCAAATCGAATAATTCTGACCGCGACCGCAAACTTCGAATCAATTACTCGTTTTCACTGTGGACAAAAATCCACGCCCAACTGGTGCCAACAAAAAGCGAAATACCCAACCACGACCAAcaccttccccctccccctacTACCTGCAGGCTCTTATCCACGCGGAAAGTGGCCAAGCACTTCAGGCCGTAATCAACGATGAGGACGCCGGCGAGGACGAACTGTTGGGAAGGTGAGCTAATTCGTTATTTGTGTTCCGTTTTCTTCCCCTTTGAAATCCGGTGGTTTTGGTTAACTTTGAACTTAGTTAGACTCCTagaatcttttttttgttttgtttttaatggaCCATTCGGTAACTACCTTTGCTGGGTTTTTCGtgtattatttattgttttccaataTCCCACTAACCGTACATTATTAATTATCGTTAGTTCAATCTTTATTGTTCAACCATTTTGGCTAACGTTGAGATGTGATCTGTATGAGTTTGATAAGTTTGTTTGCTAATTGTGTTTAACTTTATGTTATTCAACTTTCTAATCCCCGCTTATTTCTACTAATTTCTATTCCTTTCTTGTGTGTtgcattttgtgtttgttcggTTTCATTTCAGAAAATTGCTAACTTTTGCTttgccatttttatttatgtaacaCCTATATTTTTGAGGCGTAAATCTgtcaaacaaagtttttcatGTTACTATTGCGGAATGCTTTTCGGTAGTGTCCCGCCTCATTACTGTTCGCGTTCCTGGTGTTGTTCAATGTTCAGTTATTCGTTGGTTCGTTCAATGCTTTTCGGTACCATTGCAGCGTTCTGGCTGTCGTACACCGTTCTTTGTTCGTATCTGGCTGTCGTACACTTGTTCCATACATACATTTCCGGTCGTTCGTGCATTGCTGATTCTCCGTTGCTGTATTGCTTCacattttgcattttgcaaTCATTGTATCGTCGACGAAGGATATCAAATGCAGTGGCATCTTGAGTAGGGTTGAACTTGCAGCATATAGGGATGGTAAAAGTTGCTCTCCATCGAATTTCTCTTGATTACGAGTTGTATCTATAATTCAAGTGCAGTTTCACCACTAAAAGGCACCATTGCGTGTGCTCAAAGTCTGCGGGATTAAAGGGAAGCGTGCATCAGCATAGGATATGGTTGATACTAATCGAAGTGTAATTTTCTCTAGGCCGAAGTCAATGCCATACTCGGGCAAGAGATTGAGCTCAACCTGTGGGATTGGGACCCGGGCTTCCCCGGGGTACAGAACGACGATTTTCTCGGCAGGTGGTGATGATGTTTCTCTCTGTAGTTTGCTTCTGTTTGatcattatttgtttgtttgtttccgtttgtttcgtttgaaaatgttttagtaTTTGTTCATTACGTTTCCATTCATATTAGTGTGTTGAGTCATTCAAaatatcattattatttatttttccttctatttaCTCTCTACTTTTACATTTCCGGATCCGCTGCACTGGGTTCGAGTTTTGTTAACCTGTTCTGTAAAGAGTTTGTTGAAAGCTTGTGTTGAAAATCTGCCCGCGCCGATTCTGCAGCAAACCTAACGGTTGGGAAAGTGTGGAcgttaattttaaaatcaaacttcAACGCCTCCTCTGTACAATCCATTGCTCAAAAGCATAGACAATGTTAGCAACCAGCTTATACCAACACCAGCGGGATCGTTTCCTGTcttttcactgtttttttttatttctttcaactGTACACTTTGAAACCCATGTAAATAATTGCACAACCAGAAATGGTTCGGCACTCCTCGGAAAGCTTGCTTCAAACATTTTGGAAGGCGCACCTCAGACAAATGAAGCACAGTATATACTTTGGTATTTATGTTTCGTACACTGACACACAGTTCTTGTGAACGAAGTGTGCAAAACTGTgaacataatttttttaactcaTCTTGGGTGGAACACGCAAAAATCTCTGTACAGAAACCTGCACTATTGGCCTATACCGCTGCAAAGCAGTAGCTTGACAGACCCGCGTGTTATTGCATATTGCCTGTGATAACAATGAGCGGGGCTAGTGATAGACGCCATTTTCTTTCCTACTAACaaaactaataataataatattcttcTTTCTCTTCTCGTCCTTCTCTGTCTGTTTTTCCTCTGCTTCTCGTGCGTTTGTTGTGCTACGTTGCGTAAACTGTGCGTGACTTTCATACGTCCCAATTTCACATTGTGGTTCATTTTATCCACACGCTATCCCCATGATAACCCCCTGGTATTACCATGACCCTCCTGGTGTGTACTGACGTTTCAAAACGTTGGTTCTATTTATGCATTCCGGATGTTCCATTTCCGGTATATCCATTTATCCGATTTTTTCGTCCTTTCCTATACTCCTTTCTCGAACTCCTACGCTAACCTCTACCATCTTCGTATCATCatcgcaaacaacaacaaaccgtTAACAGGCCTGTGTTGACGTTACGCATCAAACGTTGATTGGCATAAAGTTATTCGACTGGGATCGAACCGGTGACCACGACCCACTAGGAAGGTTCGCAAGCAATCAAGCAAGCAAGCTTATATAATTTCTTATAACCCTATATAACTCTCTAACACCACCAATATGGGCCAATCTGTCGCTCCGTCTCTATCTCTATCTCTTAATACCTCTTTCTCTGACTGAATCTTTTGCTCACTAACCTGGTCCACATAACTTTGTCACTGTTTCTTTTGCTCCTACTTCGCTTCACTGCTTGAGCTTTAAGCGCTCTATCGTTTGTCCGTTCGTTTTTCGAATCGTTGTTTTTGGTGTTGCATCTTTTCATCGTTTAATTTACTTCCTTCTTACACTATTTATTACCTGTTTCtcatcgttttattttgcaaattgAAGTTGCATATTTTGatgattgtttttcgtttcattcggTTACTTCTTTTTACAATGTTCTTTTTATTGGCATGCAATCTATTACATAGAAGATTTATTACATTGACATCAAGAATTATACtagtattttttgttattattatttattgtatACACTAAATCCTCTATTGTCACTTTAAACTGTCTTATTCCACTAGTATTGTGCACTTCATTGGGGGTTCTATTCGATATTTCATATTACCATTTCTGTAAGAGGATATGTTTTTCATGCTCGGTTTTAACTGTTGGTTTACCTAATTTCATGTCCatcttaatttttcaaaataaaaactcaaCATTCGTTTGAGAATATACTTAATATTCATATTGAGAAAGCAGTCTTAAGTTATTGAAGTAGTTTCTATCTACATGTTTCTAATCTCTCTTGTACTTTGGCTGCGATGTTGAGGCCAATAGAGCTTGCTACGTTAACACTACTTTATATTTGCATTTTGTTACCCCACAGTAACTTAGACAATCTCGTATACTAAATCATTTATGTTACACTCTGCATGAAACTTGCGCCTCCATATGTAATGGTATATTTTCATACATAACATGGGTAAATACTAACGTATTCCTTTCGTCCAATCCCTTTGATGTCGTGCAATATggttgttttgaaatattatttcaaaccaaccccaaATAGAGCGACTGTGGAAATCAGCAGCGTTACCAAGAATGGTGAAATCGATACGGTAagttttgctggaaaataaaatgaaaaaacgttgcttaattttgtaacTGTTTGCAAAATTGTAGTGGCTAACACTGGAGCAAGCGAAGCATGGTTTGGTGCACCTGCGGATGACCTGGTTTAGGCTGAGCTCCGAAAAGTCCGACCTGAAGGCAGCGCTGGAAGAAACGCAGCATCTCCGGGTGACCTCCATGAGTACCGCTCTGCTGACAGTCTTTATAGACTCGGCTAAGAACCTTCCGGTAAGACAGCATGAAGGAAACGGCTAGTCAAGAGTACCTTGAATAACTAGTGTGTCACTCTACGGAATTACAGCAAGCTCGCCAGCAGTCTCAGCCAGATCCGTATCTAGTACTGTCCGTTGGCAAGAAGAACGAGCAAACCTCGGTTCAGATGCGCACTGATGCCCCAGTCTGGGAGCAGGGCTTTACCTTCCTCGTTGGCAATCCGGATAACGACACGTTGCAGCTGAAGGTGATCGATCAGAAGACGGGTAACACGATCGGCTCGCTCACCTACATCCTTAGTGCGCtgatggagaagaaaaatctcGAGATCATGTCGCAGCCGTTCCAGCTGCAAAAGTCTGGCCCCGAGACAAAGCTTATCATGTCATTATCGCTGCGTATTTTGAAGCGCCATCGCGAGCAGGAAGTCTCGGTGGGATCACCGGACCGTGCGTCGGTTTCTGAGGCGGACAGTGTCCTATCACGTACCAGCTCTATCCGCACGTCGACCTCGTTGTCACAGTCGCAAGCCGGGCAGCAGCCTTCGGCAGACGCACACCCGACGCAGGGTGAATCGGGCACTGGGCTGGCCCATCAAGGAAGCGTCCGCAAGCAGGAGTCGCGTAAGTCGACCAATTCGGCCATTCTGGAGCAGATGTCAATCCAGGAGGAACCATTTGTAGTGTCCACGCTAAACACGGCCATGATGGGTACCCCGCCACGCAGCCCGAATCTCAGCGAGGGTGGCACGGAGCTGCTACGCCGAAGCCCCAGCACCACGTCTTCGGCCGGATCGGCTGGACTCGGACGTATCCAGCTTACGGTTGCATTTAGCGTGCAGCGACAGCGTCTGCTGGTGATCGTACACAAGATCAGCAATATTCCGCTGAAGGACCCGAGCAACATTCCCGATCCGTACGTGAAACTGTACCTGCTGCCGGGTCGGTCGAAGGAATCGAAGCGCAAGACGGCCGTGGTGAAAGATAACTGCGATCCAGTGTTTGATACGACGTTCGAGTACATCATCTCTAACGCGGAGCTGGTCAACTCGGAGCTCGAGGTGACCGTATGCACCCAGAAGGGTTTCTTCGGCAGCCCAGTCATTGGCATGGTAGGCAGCATACCACAACATTAGGCGCGGAAGTGTATGATCCTATTCATATTTCACTACTTTTCGTTTTAGCAAAAACTTATGCTCAACGATCCGGACATTTCCAGCGGGCAGGGCATCAAAGCGTGGTACGATCTGCTGCCGGAGTCAAAGTTTGAATAAATCCGGCCATTGTGAAGCAAAGTCCAACCGTGAACTGCAGTTTGAATCGTTTGAATGTGTTGCTTTCGTCGTTTATTGTTGCCGAACGCAGAGTCCAGTGAAAGCATCAAACAAATTGTGTTGAAAACACCAGCATTTTAAGTTGAAGGCGTATTTTTGAACGTTTATTGTGTGAAGCATTTGGCAAAGCTGCTCACTGCGCTACATAGCTGATTATGTTCGTTAAAATTTATAGTTATGTAAATGTTCTAAACTTATGTTCATGTTAGAAAAGCTAAGCGTAAAAGTTAACAACGTATTGCATATTTTTATCTCCAGGAAACACTCAAGGATAATGTGACATTCAGATGGTAGGACAACAGAAGTGTATTATTataatatacatatatataaaaCGTCTCCGAATTGTGCCGTGAGACTTTAAACGTTTAACCAATCATGACTATAATTCAGTACACTCATTCATCCAACATAAAGCAGCTGAAAAGGGGTTTTACCAAATAACAAACATGTCTACATGTACATACGCTGATAGATGAATGATGATACGCatttcaaaaaaccaaaaccatgtGGAGAGTTATTGTGTCACCTACCTTCGTAGTTGGTAGAATTATTCCAGTCTATTTTTTCCTCTAGTAAACTTGGATGAAGATGATCATCCAATCGGTAGCTCTTGAAGTAGACGATGCTTCTTTTATGCAACATTCTTCCTAGTACGGAAAGAGGTCAAACAAAGAAATCTTTGATCGGTATTCTGGTCGATTCCGCGCATCGCTTCGTGGGGATCGTACCGAGCACCGTACGAAAGTTGTCTCCAAAATGTGTCAATTATGAATTCCCTCTTCTCTGCCGCGGACCGGAGGGTTTCTTAGCAGAATGTAGTTAGCTGTTTGCCGAACGCCACGGAGTGAAGTGTCGATCGTGCACTGTATGCTGCTCGTTTAGTGATCGCGCTTTGCAAATATGATGTAGTCAGAGGGAAGGGCTTTCAGGGAAGGTGTTTAATCACCTGGATGGAACTCAATGGTTCGTTTTTACGTTAGCGAGCAGTTACAACTGGAAGAAAACGAATCTACGAACTGCCGTTTGTTTACCTACGCGTCAACGCGAAGGAAAATCGTGTTCAGTGTGTACATACTACTTTGCCTTGAGAACGTACAGCACGCCACATGCACATGCACGAGggatttcttcgttttttttgctattaCCTTAGCTGCACCCATGTTTTTCACCACAAGAGCATCAATTGAATAAGCATTGCGGACGAAATGGCTACGGCAAATAAATATTGTTACATTAAGCTATAGATAAAAAAGAGCAAAGAATCTACAGAGCTTACTTATACTTATAAATTTTCAGCCTAGCATAGCATAGCAGAGCTTAAGAATCACACAACAATCTATCGCGCTGGTACAAAACATGTAGGCCGCTTTTAAAATGTAGAACATCACAATCGTTTTCAtacataaatattcaaaaacaacaatcaaatATAGATGAAACAAATGTTGATGCCAGGAAAAATGTGGAAATAACAATCCTCACTGGGGAACATGATTGGAAAGAGTGAGAATGTACGCCTTCGGTAAATTTTGCATAAAAGAtctttaaaattgaaacagaAGCATAATAATGTAACATCCGCACATATagataaacaaaaatcaataataCATCGTGATGCACGTGCTTGTATTTTCaagaatattcaaaaacaaaatgttcacAAAACATTTACGGTGCACAAAAGCCTAAAATTCGTTGTGCTTCAAGTGATATATGACACTTTGTAGTTATTAAGTTGTAAAGGGTCGTCGTTTcgtaaatgataataaatctaTTTAATAGGGCATACCATGTTTTTTTGGctattttgttttcagtttAACCGTTTTGCAGTAGATAATATGCATCGAACTCTAAAGTGTCACAGATCTCATGAAAAACGTTAACATCGGTTTTGAGCCCGTATGCTTCCCTTTCGATAAACCGTCCCTATTGGTTCGTCGAACGAAAAGTGCTCTGCTAAAATGCTCGAGTGCGGGAGAAGTTGTTCGTAACGTCTCAGGCAAATATTCAAATGGACTAATTTGTATGCATGTCACCGACTCCCATGAAACAACGAACCGTTACCATGGTAGTGTTGGAAGGGCTCATAGCGGTGATGTTCGTTTTAAGCAGTCACGAAATTATCGTCTTCATGCACTAAACACATTGTGCAAATTATAATCTTGCTCGCGTGGCAATGGTGGGCAAGAGACAGTGctccttgatcttcttcttcggcTCCTTCTGATAGATTTCCAAATgccggaaagaaaaaaaaacatgatctTGTACGATATCGATTTTTTTACTACCCGGCCCTTTTGTTAGTAAACATACTGCAGCCAGATGTTGTACGGTCGCTTCGGAATGCCACGTGTTCCATCCGATTCGCGCTGCTGGGACACTTTTTTTCGACATGTCCATTCGATGTCAGAGAATTGGGAAAACCTCGGGAACAATGGATTGTACAATGACCTATTTTTTTTGctagaatttgaaaatttattaacaGCGCGACCCACGCCCGACGGcatgctttgtttttgtttacaaagtAGGTTGTTCGCGCGCCGGCGTTTGGAATGCTTCAATCGTCTTCCCCGGGGCTGGCACGACGTGAAGCGCGCATGcgtttgttttatgtaaaaGCCAGCGAGGTTTTTGAGCTTGGCGTTTTAGAATGGAAAGTTTCGGTGGGCGAGGGGAAACGCTTCGGTAACATTCCTTCCAGCAATTTCTGTCTTTTTCGTTCAGACGTGCGTTCTTTTTGCTCCGCCGTGGTCCGGCGAGATGGTGATTCAAAACACGCCAGGCGATTAAACAAGATGGTGGACCGCGGGTCGATATATCGATATAACCATGGTTACCCGCGTGTTTTCCTGTTTGATGTAGCacaatcatttttttattcgtaATGTTTTGATGCCGCGAACGCGATCGTTTGATAGTGTTGGAGAATTGCGCAAAGAGAAGGGGGATTTTACTTTCGATGTGTGTGGCGCGTGGACTAATGTTGTATGTATACAGGCGCTTGGAAGGTCCGCGATGCAGGCAGTTCGATCGAATCAGTCAAGCTGTGCGGACGCACCGCAAAGCGGTCGCATCCGAAagtgataacaaaaaaaaaaaaacaaacaaaactcaaattgaaaagcaaaaaccaatTATTAATAAACGCTACGTTTATCACATATGCTTCGAAAGCATTGCcatttaaaaacagaaaaaccacTGTGACTTGAAAACTTTGTTACTTTGTGTAAGTTGTGAGCGTTGTCAAGTGTTGTTTGCTTGCTGCTTTCGAACcgcagtgtttttgttttgtctatcGATCCACGACCCGCCATCATCGACGCAAACGTCAAAATTGATACCGTGGCTCCTTTCTGCCTCGGGGGAATCGGCATTTCGCTGGTAGCGTTGTGAAATTCTTATCACTAGAGTGTAATCAAAAGTGCACCGACCGGCGAGGTGGTGTCGAGAGGTGTAAGAGTCCTTGTGTGCGGCCGCACATGCTTGGGACCGAGCAATAAACCGCCCAATCGATATAGTTCGTGTGCTGTTATGGGGTGTTGAGGCGCTGTGTAAAGGTCATTATGTAAgacaaagaaaacgaaaacggtaAAGGCAAAGGGAAACCCCAAAACAGTCACGCATGAAAAGAGCCTCAAAAAGAGTAGTAGGTGAAAATTAGAAAAGAACTTCTATTCGCAGAACGAAGAAACACTTCTTccatcaaaacaaaccagaCTCCGTACGAgcgctttgttttgcttccgcgAAGGGTGT
This window harbors:
- the LOC131288652 gene encoding extended synaptotagmin-2 — encoded protein: MAGASKELSPEQSPPEASEVARTKDDSVMSLLYSFAKKVVTVGIIYFVGYMGWSVAWLITPVILSVARESWRKTNDTRRSVAKASAVANDKDVILARLHDLPAWVFFPDVERCEWLNRILKQVWPNANFYAKNLIKESIEPNIQQAMAGYKLNGFKFDRMILGTIPPRIGGVKVYDKNVSRNEIIMDLDLFYAGDCDISFALSGLRGGIKDFQIHGTVRVIMKPLISQMPLIGGLQIFFLNNPNIDFNLVGVVDLLDMPGLSDILRKIIVEQVAAIMVLPNKLPIVLSDGVPALSLKMPEPEGVLRIHVVEAKDLMKKDISVLGKGKSDPYAIISVGAQQFRTQTIDNTVNPKWDYWCEACVDVTHQTLIGIKLFDWDRTGDHDPLGRATVEISSVTKNGEIDTWLTLEQAKHGLVHLRMTWFRLSSEKSDLKAALEETQHLRVTSMSTALLTVFIDSAKNLPQARQQSQPDPYLVLSVGKKNEQTSVQMRTDAPVWEQGFTFLVGNPDNDTLQLKVIDQKTGNTIGSLTYILSALMEKKNLEIMSQPFQLQKSGPETKLIMSLSLRILKRHREQEVSVGSPDRASVSEADSVLSRTSSIRTSTSLSQSQAGQQPSADAHPTQGESGTGLAHQGSVRKQESRKSTNSAILEQMSIQEEPFVVSTLNTAMMGTPPRSPNLSEGGTELLRRSPSTTSSAGSAGLGRIQLTVAFSVQRQRLLVIVHKISNIPLKDPSNIPDPYVKLYLLPGRSKESKRKTAVVKDNCDPVFDTTFEYIISNAELVNSELEVTVCTQKGFFGSPVIGMQKLMLNDPDISSGQGIKAWYDLLPESKFE